From Woronichinia naegeliana WA131, the proteins below share one genomic window:
- a CDS encoding IS4 family transposase gives MTTAAVEEYKIMLSVGDTTFLDYRNIKEKREGYGPTGKGGNGLILHSALAIEPEKGQVLGLLWQKLWNREVKEKPPTDETAKQKKERQKEQRKAARQRPFEEKESYKWVEALNTCEKQVESSTRVIHVFDREGDVSEVFDSVRQLKHTGVLVRASHNRSLDKNSERLWQHLESEPIRFHQEIEIPSTGKRKARKVKLAVRFCSVNLRTPYRFDNRDPLNVYAVYATEIDCPEGETPLSWMLLTTEVVETIEMAVTILRWYTYRWRVEEFHKVLKSGCQSERYRLASDGMKTLLGFLSVIAVELLHVTYLHRTQPDALAIEILNPLQLQVLKAAASQKLPPILTVAWAVESVAFLGGYLEHRRKTPLGIQVLWRGWLKLHDLCQGWQLAIRT, from the coding sequence ATGACAACTGCCGCCGTAGAAGAATATAAGATAATGCTATCAGTCGGAGATACGACCTTCTTAGATTATCGCAATATCAAGGAAAAAAGGGAAGGGTATGGGCCGACTGGAAAAGGAGGGAATGGATTAATACTGCATAGTGCTTTAGCAATTGAGCCAGAAAAAGGACAAGTATTAGGTTTATTATGGCAAAAACTGTGGAATAGGGAGGTAAAAGAAAAGCCCCCAACAGATGAAACGGCGAAGCAGAAAAAAGAAAGACAGAAAGAACAAAGAAAAGCAGCTCGTCAAAGACCATTTGAGGAAAAAGAATCCTACAAATGGGTAGAGGCTCTAAACACCTGTGAGAAACAGGTAGAAAGTTCAACGAGGGTAATTCATGTATTTGACAGAGAAGGAGATGTTTCAGAAGTCTTTGACTCAGTGCGTCAACTCAAGCATACAGGAGTGCTGGTCAGAGCGTCTCATAATCGTAGTTTAGACAAAAATAGTGAACGACTTTGGCAACATTTGGAATCAGAACCGATTCGTTTTCATCAAGAAATCGAGATTCCGAGTACAGGAAAAAGAAAAGCACGGAAGGTTAAGCTTGCCGTCCGATTTTGCTCAGTTAATCTACGAACTCCCTATCGTTTTGATAATCGTGACCCGTTGAATGTCTATGCTGTTTATGCGACAGAAATCGATTGTCCCGAAGGCGAAACTCCTTTATCTTGGATGCTTCTGACTACAGAAGTTGTTGAGACTATTGAGATGGCTGTCACTATTCTTCGTTGGTACACCTACCGATGGCGGGTTGAAGAATTTCATAAAGTCCTTAAGTCTGGTTGTCAGAGTGAGCGTTATCGACTTGCCTCTGATGGAATGAAAACTCTTTTGGGTTTTTTAAGTGTCATTGCTGTTGAACTTTTACACGTTACTTATCTTCATCGTACCCAGCCCGATGCTCTCGCGATTGAAATTCTTAATCCTCTTCAACTTCAGGTGTTAAAAGCAGCCGCCTCTCAAAAACTTCCCCCTATTTTGACTGTTGCTTGGGCTGTCGAGTCTGTTGCTTTTCTTGGTGGTTATCTTGAACATCGTCGTAAAACTCCTCTCGGTATCCAAGTCCTTTGGCGCGGTTGGTTGAAGTTGCATGACCTTTGCCAAGGCTGGCAGCTTGCAATCCGCACTTAA
- the dacB gene encoding D-alanyl-D-alanine carboxypeptidase/D-alanyl-D-alanine-endopeptidase: MGVFLFWASSVTAISPVMPLKLSQNGDYANQSFCPTEFATEIETLLQRSEFVRSYWGIFIAEEKTQAVLYQHNADQLFVPASNTKLLTTAAALLTLGPNYQLQTPFYGQGQAPVLEALTIIAQGDPTLTRDSLTAIAAQLQTKGITAIKTLVLEDNSAPENRLNPTWEWEDIHYDYAPPINRAILNQNTVTLTLTGKKIGEPAQITWSEPLAAQQWQVVNQTRTVAANPSQNIQIQGLLAQNTLVVTGELSLGSQEINGVAIPDPTLYFLQTFQQLLKQQGIQVDRVMMTNQANLDRTQIPLLTITSPKLGTMIQTTNQDSNNLYAESLLNLLNPLHKAGSEPVKTALQSLGLDPNTYFLKDGSGLSRQNLVSPRLLGQLLLQINKTPFAKTYQDSLAIAGQNGTLKNRFLQTALVGKLQAKTGTLSGITSLAGYLANIQNQTLIFSILVNNSDRTAPELRQTIDQILQKAYTLQPCAISHTP; the protein is encoded by the coding sequence ATGGGGGTATTTCTCTTTTGGGCTTCTTCGGTGACGGCGATTTCCCCTGTCATGCCCCTCAAATTGAGCCAAAACGGAGATTATGCCAATCAGTCTTTTTGTCCCACAGAATTTGCCACTGAAATTGAGACCCTATTGCAACGTTCCGAGTTTGTTCGTAGTTACTGGGGAATTTTTATCGCCGAGGAGAAAACTCAAGCCGTTCTTTATCAACACAATGCCGATCAATTATTTGTCCCTGCTTCCAATACCAAGCTCCTTACCACGGCGGCTGCTTTGCTGACTCTGGGACCAAATTATCAGCTTCAAACCCCTTTCTATGGTCAAGGCCAAGCACCGGTACTGGAAGCATTAACAATTATTGCTCAAGGTGATCCCACCCTGACTAGGGATTCATTAACCGCGATCGCTGCCCAACTGCAAACTAAGGGAATTACCGCAATTAAAACCTTAGTTTTAGAAGATAATTCAGCACCGGAAAATCGTCTTAATCCGACCTGGGAATGGGAAGATATTCACTATGATTATGCTCCCCCCATCAATCGAGCTATTCTTAATCAAAATACCGTTACCTTAACTTTAACGGGCAAGAAGATTGGCGAACCAGCCCAAATTACCTGGTCTGAGCCCCTCGCAGCTCAACAATGGCAAGTGGTTAATCAAACCAGAACTGTTGCCGCTAATCCTAGCCAAAATATTCAAATCCAAGGGCTTCTTGCTCAGAATACTCTGGTTGTGACAGGGGAATTAAGTCTTGGCTCTCAAGAGATTAATGGTGTGGCGATTCCCGATCCAACCTTATATTTTCTGCAAACTTTTCAGCAACTTTTAAAACAACAGGGCATTCAAGTTGATCGCGTGATGATGACTAATCAGGCCAACCTTGATAGGACTCAGATTCCTCTACTGACCATTACGTCTCCTAAGCTAGGGACAATGATTCAAACAACTAATCAAGATAGTAATAATCTCTATGCGGAATCTTTATTAAACCTATTAAATCCACTCCATAAAGCCGGTTCAGAACCAGTTAAAACAGCGTTGCAATCCCTGGGTTTAGATCCTAATACTTATTTTCTTAAAGATGGTTCTGGTTTATCTCGTCAAAATTTAGTTTCCCCTCGTCTATTGGGCCAATTATTACTGCAAATTAACAAAACCCCTTTTGCCAAAACCTATCAAGATTCCCTGGCGATCGCTGGTCAAAACGGAACTTTAAAAAATCGCTTTTTACAAACAGCCTTAGTCGGAAAATTACAAGCTAAAACCGGAACCCTCTCAGGAATCACTAGCCTTGCCGGTTATCTCGCTAATATCCAGAATCAAACCTTAATTTTTAGTATTTTGGTCAACAATAGCGATCGCACAGCTCCAGAACTTCGCCAAACCATTGATCAAATCCTTCAAAAAGCCTACACCTTACAACCCTGTGCCATCTCCCATACACCCTAA
- a CDS encoding DUF29 domain-containing protein — MTTQTLYEKDFNLWIEQTINYLKNGDLTNLDRENLIEEIQSMGNSDKRETFSRLKVLLMHLLKWKYQPQKRTSSWLNTIDEQREQLELILKNSPSLKPYFQEILSDCYQKAIRAAVNETNLPRKTFPIECPFSQEQILDADYFPD, encoded by the coding sequence ATGACTACTCAAACTCTCTATGAAAAAGACTTTAATCTTTGGATAGAACAAACTATCAATTATCTTAAAAATGGAGACTTAACTAACTTAGATCGAGAAAACCTAATAGAAGAAATTCAGTCAATGGGAAATAGTGATAAACGGGAAACGTTCAGTCGTCTTAAAGTATTACTCATGCACTTACTCAAATGGAAATATCAACCCCAAAAACGAACCTCTAGTTGGTTAAATACCATTGATGAACAGAGGGAACAATTAGAATTAATTCTTAAAAATAGCCCTAGCTTAAAACCTTATTTCCAAGAAATTTTGTCAGACTGCTATCAAAAAGCGATTCGTGCGGCGGTTAATGAAACCAATCTTCCCCGCAAAACTTTTCCCATTGAATGCCCCTTTAGCCAAGAGCAAATCTTAGATGCTGACTATTTTCCTGATTAA
- a CDS encoding type II toxin-antitoxin system RelE/ParE family toxin produces the protein MREIVFYRTESGASPVEDFFDSLSGKQAQKVIWVLSLIQEVDPIPSQYFKKPVNTDDIWEVRIQVGNNIFRLLGFPLYNRIIVLTNGFAKKTQKTPSQEIHLAEQRKRDYLRRNLNYD, from the coding sequence ATGAGAGAAATTGTTTTTTATCGAACTGAATCAGGAGCCAGTCCTGTGGAAGACTTTTTCGATTCTCTCTCAGGCAAGCAAGCTCAAAAAGTGATTTGGGTGTTATCCTTAATTCAAGAAGTTGATCCCATTCCTAGCCAATATTTCAAAAAACCAGTAAATACAGATGATATATGGGAAGTCAGAATACAAGTCGGGAATAACATTTTTCGGCTGCTTGGCTTCCCTTTGTATAACAGAATAATCGTTTTAACTAACGGATTTGCTAAAAAGACACAAAAAACACCTTCTCAGGAAATCCATTTAGCAGAACAACGAAAACGAGATTATTTACGGAGGAACCTAAACTATGACTGA
- a CDS encoding ISL3 family transposase: MLFFLENLLNLPKVNIRNVIQEGKQAFLILSCQEEEVKCNYCGSLTDELHQTNSVLVRDLSISGQMVYLKVPRRKFYCKDCQRFFTENLEFMEARRKYTVRYEEYIYGRVNVSSVEQVGREESLSWDQVNGIYQRQCEAKKKDWQGVKHLGMDEIAKRKGHQNFVTVLGDIEKGELIEVIDSHQQDKIIEVLMKKELEVREGVEQVSVDMWGGFPKVIEKVFPNAVIVTDRFHVMKALNEELNKIRKQTKLNVKIKGEKWLLLKNKEDLKEEELEKLELVLKQSARLRKAYEYKESFREIYEKVNDKEEGRLKFTEWLENAKSIYTDVISTIRRNLDSICNYFLSRTTNGAMEGINNRLKLIKRQAYGFMNFDNMRNRFLACFS; the protein is encoded by the coding sequence ATGTTATTTTTTCTGGAAAATCTTCTGAATTTACCAAAAGTAAACATAAGAAATGTGATTCAAGAGGGAAAACAAGCGTTTTTAATACTGAGTTGTCAAGAGGAAGAAGTCAAATGTAATTATTGTGGTAGCTTAACGGATGAATTACATCAGACGAACAGTGTATTAGTAAGGGACTTGTCTATCTCTGGTCAAATGGTATATCTGAAAGTCCCTCGTCGTAAATTTTACTGTAAAGATTGTCAAAGGTTTTTTACAGAAAATCTAGAATTTATGGAAGCCCGTAGGAAATACACAGTGAGGTATGAAGAATATATTTATGGACGAGTAAATGTGAGCAGTGTGGAACAAGTAGGTAGAGAGGAATCTCTATCATGGGATCAAGTGAATGGAATTTACCAACGTCAATGTGAAGCTAAAAAAAAAGATTGGCAAGGAGTAAAACACCTCGGGATGGATGAAATAGCGAAACGAAAAGGTCATCAGAATTTTGTAACAGTGTTAGGAGATATAGAGAAAGGAGAATTAATAGAAGTGATAGATAGTCATCAACAAGATAAAATCATCGAAGTGCTGATGAAGAAAGAATTAGAGGTGAGGGAAGGAGTAGAACAAGTGAGTGTAGATATGTGGGGAGGATTTCCTAAAGTAATAGAAAAAGTATTTCCGAATGCAGTAATTGTAACAGATAGATTTCATGTAATGAAGGCGTTGAATGAAGAATTGAATAAAATCCGTAAACAGACAAAATTGAATGTAAAAATCAAGGGAGAAAAGTGGCTATTATTAAAAAATAAAGAAGACCTAAAAGAGGAAGAGTTAGAAAAACTAGAATTGGTGTTAAAGCAATCTGCTCGTTTGCGTAAAGCGTATGAATATAAAGAGTCATTTAGAGAGATATATGAAAAAGTAAATGATAAGGAAGAAGGAAGATTAAAATTTACAGAATGGTTAGAGAATGCAAAGAGCATTTATACAGATGTAATTAGCACAATTCGTAGGAATTTGGACTCTATTTGTAACTACTTTTTGAGTCGAACGACGAATGGGGCAATGGAAGGCATCAATAATCGTCTTAAACTAATCAAGCGTCAAGCTTATGGATTTATGAACTTTGATAATATGCGAAATCGTTTTTTAGCTTGCTTTTCATGA
- the guaA gene encoding glutamine-hydrolyzing GMP synthase, which yields MIIILDFGSQYSELIARRIRETQVYSEVLSYRTSAEELRRINPKGIILSGGPSSVYDEGAPQCDPAIWHLGIPVLGVCYGMQLMVKQLGGKVERAKRAEYGKASLRISDPTDLLTNVEDASTMWMSHGDSCSLLPHGFEILAYTDNTPCAAIADHEKRLFGVQFHPEVVHSVGGIALIRNFVYHICKCEPTWTTEAFVEESIREIRSQVGEKRVLLALSGGVDSSTLAFLLHRAIGDNLTCMFIDQGFMRKGEPERLVELFDRQFHIPVQYVNARDRFLQQLEGITDPEEKRRRIGHEFIQVFEEESNRLGPFDYLAQGTLYPDVIESADSNVDPKSGERVAVKIKSHHNVGGLPKNLRFKLVEPLRKLFKDEVRKLGRSIGLPEEIVRRHPFPGPGLAIRIIGEVTSERLNILRDADFVVRDEISKRGIYHDYWQAFAVLLPVRSVGVMGDQRTYAHPIVLRFITSEDGMTADWAKVPYDILEAISNRMVNEVKGVNRVVYDITSKPPGTIEWE from the coding sequence ATTATTATCATTCTTGACTTTGGCTCCCAATATTCAGAGTTGATTGCTCGTCGTATTCGGGAGACCCAGGTTTATTCAGAGGTTTTGTCTTATCGAACTTCAGCCGAGGAGTTGCGACGGATTAACCCTAAGGGAATTATTTTGTCGGGTGGGCCTAGCTCGGTGTATGACGAGGGGGCACCTCAATGCGATCCGGCTATCTGGCATCTGGGGATTCCGGTGTTGGGGGTATGCTATGGAATGCAGTTGATGGTGAAACAGTTGGGGGGCAAGGTTGAGCGGGCCAAACGGGCAGAATACGGTAAGGCTTCTCTCAGGATTAGTGATCCGACGGATCTGCTGACCAATGTGGAAGATGCTTCGACGATGTGGATGAGTCACGGTGACTCTTGTTCGCTGCTACCGCATGGTTTTGAGATTCTGGCCTATACCGACAATACGCCTTGTGCTGCGATCGCCGACCATGAGAAGCGTTTATTTGGGGTGCAGTTTCATCCGGAGGTGGTGCATTCAGTAGGAGGAATTGCCCTGATTCGGAATTTTGTCTATCACATCTGTAAATGTGAACCGACCTGGACGACGGAAGCCTTTGTGGAGGAATCCATTCGAGAGATTCGATCGCAGGTGGGAGAGAAGCGTGTCCTTTTGGCCTTGTCGGGAGGGGTTGATTCTTCAACGTTGGCATTTTTATTGCATCGGGCCATTGGGGACAATTTGACCTGTATGTTTATCGATCAGGGGTTTATGCGAAAAGGGGAACCAGAACGTTTGGTAGAACTCTTTGATCGACAATTTCATATTCCGGTTCAGTATGTTAATGCTCGCGATCGCTTTTTGCAGCAACTAGAAGGGATTACCGATCCAGAAGAGAAGCGACGACGTATTGGCCATGAGTTTATTCAGGTATTTGAGGAAGAGTCTAATCGCTTGGGGCCCTTTGATTATCTAGCTCAGGGAACGTTATATCCAGATGTGATTGAGTCGGCTGATAGTAATGTTGATCCAAAGAGTGGGGAACGGGTGGCTGTCAAAATTAAAAGCCATCACAATGTGGGGGGACTACCGAAGAATTTACGCTTTAAATTGGTGGAGCCTTTACGTAAACTCTTTAAGGATGAAGTGCGTAAATTAGGCCGTTCCATTGGTTTGCCAGAAGAAATTGTCCGTCGTCATCCCTTTCCTGGCCCAGGTTTAGCGATTCGGATTATTGGCGAGGTGACATCAGAACGGTTGAATATTCTCCGAGATGCTGATTTTGTGGTTCGAGATGAAATTTCTAAACGGGGAATTTACCATGATTATTGGCAAGCCTTTGCGGTCTTATTGCCTGTCCGCAGTGTGGGGGTAATGGGGGATCAGCGAACTTATGCTCACCCAATCGTGCTGCGTTTTATTACGAGTGAAGATGGGATGACGGCGGATTGGGCTAAAGTTCCCTACGATATTCTAGAGGCAATCTCAAATCGTATGGTTAATGAGGTCAAGGGGGTAAATCGAGTAGTTTATGATATTACTTCCAAGCCGCCTGGCACAATTGAATGGGAATAG
- a CDS encoding helix-turn-helix domain-containing protein, protein MTDLERYIDQRKQRDNEFAKNFEAGYLSFKLGYLLARTREEKGISQEQLANDLNWELSLISQLETQTENFDISTIEKYVKALGKKLFVEIRTPAVN, encoded by the coding sequence ATGACTGACTTAGAACGTTATATTGACCAAAGAAAACAAAGAGATAATGAATTTGCTAAAAATTTTGAAGCAGGTTATCTAAGTTTCAAGTTAGGCTATCTTTTGGCTCGAACAAGGGAAGAAAAAGGAATCAGCCAAGAACAATTAGCTAATGATTTGAATTGGGAGCTATCTCTTATTTCTCAACTGGAAACTCAAACTGAAAATTTTGATATTTCTACTATAGAAAAGTATGTAAAAGCACTAGGAAAAAAACTTTTTGTGGAAATTAGAACCCCTGCTGTTAACTGA
- a CDS encoding transposase — protein MLEWWTKNFASCELGDERLNNRAFSIGKKLSEGFGKALSEVFKGGNELKRAYEFLGIRKQTLSR, from the coding sequence ATGTTGGAATGGTGGACAAAAAACTTTGCCAGTTGTGAATTGGGAGACGAGAGGCTAAACAATCGTGCCTTCTCGATTGGGAAAAAGTTAAGTGAGGGGTTTGGAAAAGCCTTATCAGAAGTGTTTAAGGGAGGAAACGAGTTAAAGAGGGCCTATGAATTTTTGGGAATCCGAAAACAGACTTTGTCAAGATAA